A region from the Rosa rugosa chromosome 6, drRosRugo1.1, whole genome shotgun sequence genome encodes:
- the LOC133717710 gene encoding annexin-like protein RJ4 — MASLITPDQFSANQDAEALRKACQGWGTNEKVIISILGHRSATQRKEIRVAYEQLYQEDLLKRLESELSGDFERAVYRWTLDPADRDAVLANLAIKKPETDYNVIIEISSVRCPEELLAVRKAYQLRYKCSLEEDIAQHTTGDIRKLLVAFVTAYRYDGNDINEKLASSEANILHDAIKDKCFNHEEIIRILSTRSKTQLMATFNKYRDDHGSSISKNLLEDGTNDFQKALHVAIRCLNDPKKYFEKVLRNAIIGTGTDEDALTRVIVTRAERDLRDIMVVYYNKNSVPLEQAVAQETSGDYKTFLLTLLGKN, encoded by the exons ATGGCATCCCTTATTACTCCAGATCAGTTCTCCGCTAACCAAGATGCCGAGGCTCTCCGAAAGGCGTGTCAAG GATGGGGGACTAATGAGAAGGTCATCATCTCCATACTGGGTCATAGAAGTGCaactcaaagaaaagaaatcaggGTCGCTTATGAACAACTTTATCAAGAAGATCTTCTCAAGCGCCTTGAATCTGAGCTCTCTGGTGATTTTGAG AGAGCGGTGTACCGTTGGACATTGGATCCAGCTGATCGTGATGCTGTTTTGGCTAATCTGGCCATTAAGAAACCCGAGACTGACTACAATGTCATCATCGAAATCTCCAGCGTTCGGTGTCCTGAAGAGCTTCTAGCTGTAAGAAAAGCTTACCAGCTTCGCTACAAGTGCTCCTTGGAAGAAGATATAGCTCAACACACCACTGGTGATATCCGCAAG CTTTTGGTTGCTTTTGTGACTGCTTACCGCTATGACGGAAATGATATCAATGAAAAGTTGGCAAGTTCAGAAGCTAATATTCTTCACGATGCTATCAAAGACAAGTGTTTTAATCATGAAGAAATTATTAGGATCCTGAGTACAAGGAGCAAGACACAGCTCATGGCTACATTCAACAAATACAGAGATGACCATGGCAGCTCTATCAGCAAG aaTTTATTGGAGGATGGGACTAATGATTTCCAGAAGGCATTGCATGTAGCCATTCGATGCCTCAATGACCCCAAGAAGTACTTTGAGAAG GTACTACGCAATGCTATCATAGGGACAGGGACCGATGAGGATGCTCTCACTCGGGTGATTGTTACAAGGGCAGAGAGGGACTTGAGGGACATCATGGTGGTTTACTACAATAAGAACAGTGTTCCTCTTGAACAGGCTGTGGCCCAAGAAACTTCAGGGGACTACAAAACCTTCCTCCTTACTCTGTTGGGAAAGAACTAA